CCATCTATTCATGACCGCCCCCTCATTGTGGTTTCTGTGCCCGGTGAAAAATCTGGGGCGGGGGTATTAGCGGCGTATTAAAACGAGGCAGGGTGCGGTGGAATCGTGGAGCGGCGGCCGCGCGCGGTCGTATTTACGCGCGCGGCCGGGGTGGGGGCGTCGGTCAGCGGATCTTCCGTCCCGGCATGTCCTGTCCGTTCTGATGCAGGACGAGACCGCTGACGGTGCCGTCGGGAGCGATCCGGAACGTGACCTGGGCGTCCACCTCCCGGATGAAGAACTCGGTCTCCGATGCCGCCCACAGGCGGATGACCGGCTGGCCGGTGGCCTGCGCGCGGAGCGTCCCATCGACGAGCGTCACCTCGATGCTGAACTGCGGCGCCAGCTCGTACGTCCCGACATAGCGCGACAGCACATCCGCCGGCACGTCCACCGCCTGCCGCGCCGGCGGCGCGAGCGGCAGCGCGGGATCGAGCAGGTGCAATGCGATGTCATCCGCTCCCGCGCCGCCCGAGTTCGCCATCAGCACGATGCCGCGACCGGTTGCGGGGACGATGCCGACGAACGTCCGGAACCCGCCCGTACCGCCGTTGTGCCAGACGATGGTGTCCGTCGCGGTCGTCATGCGGTGCCAGCCGAGGCCGACCATCATGTTCTGCCCGGCCGCGGCGCGCGGCGCCATCGAGAGATCGATCGATGCGCGGAGCGGGCCGGCACCGCGAAGCGCTGCCTCGGCGAACGTCAGCATGTCGTCGATGCTCGAGCGCAGCGAGCCCGCGCCGGCGAGGACCTGCTGACCCCACCACGGCACAGTGTCGCCGCTCGCACTGTGACCGGCCACCGCCCGCTCCTGCATCCAGGGCGTCAGCGTGCTTCCCGTGTTATCCATCCCGAGGGGCTCCAGAATCCGCTCCCTCACCAGCTCGTCGTACGGCATTCCCGCCCGCAGCGCGAGAACGTGGCCGAGCAGGCCTACACCCACATTCGAGTACTCGTACTGCGCACCCGGATCGCGCGGGAGCGTGTAGCCGCTCAGGAACTCGTAAAGCTGCTCGGCCGTGTAGTCGACATAGGGATTCAGCGGATCGGCCGGGCGGAAGTTCGACGGCATGCGCGGCAGGCCGGACGTCTGCGTGGAGAGGTGACCGAGCGTGATCTCCGCGCCGTTCCGCGCGGGCATCGTCACTTCCGCGGGCAGGTACTTCGCCGCGGGATCCTCGAGCGACACCTCGCCGCGCCGCACCATGTCCGCCAGCAGGATCCCGGTGAACACCTTGGTGATCGAGCCAATCTCGAAGACGCTCTCACGACTGAGTGAACGGCCGGGTCCGGCATTGCCGGACGCTAGAAAACGCGTGCGGCCGTCCGGCTCGATGAGGCCAATGGCGATGCCCGCGACGGTGCCCTGCGCGACCCGTCCGTCGATCAGCGCCTGGATGACGGAGTCGGACGGAAACGTGGACTGCGCGGGCGCGGAGGCTGCCAATACCAGGAGGAGCGCCAGGGACAGAAGCGCCGGGGCGGAACGATGTCGAATCATTGACGACCAGCTTTCGGCTGAGGAATCGCGTCCCTTCACGATAACATGCGCGGCCACGGTCGCCAGTCGCGTTGGCCGGACGGTGGCGGGGTCAACGTCTCCGCGTTCCGGATCGTACGCGTGACGGCGGTCTCGAGACCGATTTCCTCGCGCGTCGGGAGACTCCCCACAATTGCGTGGTGGATTGCCTGTTTTTCGGCGGAACTGGTCAGATTCGCCCACTTCCTGCTGGTATTACAGCGTCACACGGCTTCATATTGATTGTGCCCTCACATTCCGTCGCGGACGTTCCGTCCGTCCTTTTCGAGGTGCCCGCCGCTCTCCGGAGGGGTCATGGCCAGTGGCCGCGAACCCGACGTCGATCCGATGATGGCCGCACGGCTCACCGCCAGCATGTCGCTCCTGCGCGTTCTCCTGGGCGCCTGCGCGGCGGTCCTGGTGCTGTTCGGTGTGTATGAGGTGCTGCTCGCGACATGGCTGAGCGAGGCGGACGCGGGCCTGCGAAGCATCCTCCACGACATCCGTGCCGCTGCGACCGCTCTCATCGTCGCTGGAGTGGCCGGCTGGCTGATACTGCGCGATGGCCCGCCACTGCTGGCAGCGGGGCCCCTCCCGCTGGACGGTGCGGCCGGAGGACGTGTCGACCCCGAGCAGAAGCGGCTGCATTACGCACGCTGGTTCATCCTGATGCGCTGGATCGCAATCGTGGTCGCGATCCTGGCGGTAGTCGGTGCAGTGGACATTGCGAATCTGCTGCCTGCGCGCGTGAGCCCGTCGCTCATGGGCCTGATCGCCTGTCTGACGATCCTCAACCTCGGCTACACCCTCTACCTCCGCATGGGGGGCTCCGCAACGGTCGGATTCCTGATGGTGCAGGTCTACGTCGACCTGCTCTTCCTCATCGCCATGCTGCACTATTCCGGCGGCATCGAGAACCCGCTGTCGCCGCTACTGCTGCTGCATGTGATCATCGCGGGTATCGTGCTGAGCCGCATGCATGCCTATGTGGTGGCAGCCGTGGCGAGCGTTCTCTTCGGTCTGCTCGCGTGGGGTGAGTGCACGGGCGTGCTGCCGCATTACCTGCTGTCGCTGTTCCCGCACGAGCATATCAATGGTATCGTCCGCCACGCCGCACACGACCCGCTGTACGCCGCGAGCCGCGTAACGCTCCAGACGCTGATCATGTTCCTGGTCGCATACTTCACAACCACGCTCGTCGACCGGATCCGCGCGGACGAGCGCCAGCTCGAGGAGCAGGCGGATCGCGCGCTGGCACAGGCGCAGACGCTGGAGCGCGCGCTGGATACGACGGACACGGCGCTCTGCCTGTGCGATCGCGAGCTGCACCCGTACTGGTCGAATGCCCGCTGGACGGAGTGGGTCGCGCACACCCCCGAGTTGAGCTGCACCATGCGGTCATGCGGGTCACCCGCAACGTCCACCCTCCAGGATGGGATCGTCCGCAGCGACGAAGTCAGCAGCAGCGGCGAGACGGGAGCGAGTCACGGCAGCACGAACCGGGTCTTTCATGTGACGACGGCGCCGGTCCGCGACCGGGCTGGCCAGATCAGCCAGGTGGTGACGCTGGCGCGCGATGTCACCGAGCAGCACGCGGCGCAGGCGCGTGCTCTGCGCGCGGAGCGGCTCGCCGCGGTCGGCGAGCTGGCCGGTCAGGTGGCGCACGAGGTGAACAATCCGATCGCCATCATCAGCGCGAAGGTCCGGCTGCTGCTTGCGGCGCAGCCCGGCACACTGACGCCGAAGGCGACGCAGGAGCTGACGAAGGTCGCTGAGCTGACGGATCGCGTTGCACGGATCGCGCAGGGACTGCTCTCGTACTGTCGCCCGGCGCCTGGCACGCGCATGCCGATCGACCCCGTTCTGCCACTGCGGCGCGCTCTTGCGTTCGTGGATGCACGGGCGGCCGCAGCGGATGTGCAGCTCTGCGACGAGTTGCCGCCACGTCTGCCCCACGTGAACGCAAATGCAGCAGAGCTGGAGCAGGTCTTTCTGAACGTACTCCTGAACGCGCTGGATGCGATGCCGGATGGCGGTCGGCTGCAGCTGCGGGCGGAGATGGCCACTCCAGCCGCTGGCACCGCCGATATTGCCCTGCACATCGCGGACACGGGCATGGGCGTTCCGGCCGAGCTGCGCGCGCGCGTCTTCGAGCCGTTCCTCACCACCAAAGGGGGGAAGGGGTCGGGGCTCGGCCTCTCCATCTGTCAGGGGCTGGTGCGCAGTCATGGCGGCGAGATCGATCTGGCGAGCGAACCCGGCCGCGGCACGTGTGTGACAGTCCGGCTGCCAACGCTGAACGGTGCGCTCGGCATCGCCCCTTCCACGTCCCACCCCGGGGGGATGCA
The sequence above is drawn from the Longimicrobiales bacterium genome and encodes:
- a CDS encoding serine hydrolase, which gives rise to MIRHRSAPALLSLALLLVLAASAPAQSTFPSDSVIQALIDGRVAQGTVAGIAIGLIEPDGRTRFLASGNAGPGRSLSRESVFEIGSITKVFTGILLADMVRRGEVSLEDPAAKYLPAEVTMPARNGAEITLGHLSTQTSGLPRMPSNFRPADPLNPYVDYTAEQLYEFLSGYTLPRDPGAQYEYSNVGVGLLGHVLALRAGMPYDELVRERILEPLGMDNTGSTLTPWMQERAVAGHSASGDTVPWWGQQVLAGAGSLRSSIDDMLTFAEAALRGAGPLRASIDLSMAPRAAAGQNMMVGLGWHRMTTATDTIVWHNGGTGGFRTFVGIVPATGRGIVLMANSGGAGADDIALHLLDPALPLAPPARQAVDVPADVLSRYVGTYELAPQFSIEVTLVDGTLRAQATGQPVIRLWAASETEFFIREVDAQVTFRIAPDGTVSGLVLHQNGQDMPGRKIR
- a CDS encoding ATP-binding protein, whose protein sequence is MASGREPDVDPMMAARLTASMSLLRVLLGACAAVLVLFGVYEVLLATWLSEADAGLRSILHDIRAAATALIVAGVAGWLILRDGPPLLAAGPLPLDGAAGGRVDPEQKRLHYARWFILMRWIAIVVAILAVVGAVDIANLLPARVSPSLMGLIACLTILNLGYTLYLRMGGSATVGFLMVQVYVDLLFLIAMLHYSGGIENPLSPLLLLHVIIAGIVLSRMHAYVVAAVASVLFGLLAWGECTGVLPHYLLSLFPHEHINGIVRHAAHDPLYAASRVTLQTLIMFLVAYFTTTLVDRIRADERQLEEQADRALAQAQTLERALDTTDTALCLCDRELHPYWSNARWTEWVAHTPELSCTMRSCGSPATSTLQDGIVRSDEVSSSGETGASHGSTNRVFHVTTAPVRDRAGQISQVVTLARDVTEQHAAQARALRAERLAAVGELAGQVAHEVNNPIAIISAKVRLLLAAQPGTLTPKATQELTKVAELTDRVARIAQGLLSYCRPAPGTRMPIDPVLPLRRALAFVDARAAAADVQLCDELPPRLPHVNANAAELEQVFLNVLLNALDAMPDGGRLQLRAEMATPAAGTADIALHIADTGMGVPAELRARVFEPFLTTKGGKGSGLGLSICQGLVRSHGGEIDLASEPGRGTCVTVRLPTLNGALGIAPSTSHPGGMHVDA